The proteins below come from a single Juglans regia cultivar Chandler chromosome 12, Walnut 2.0, whole genome shotgun sequence genomic window:
- the LOC108998209 gene encoding uncharacterized protein LOC108998209, with amino-acid sequence MGVLRESLCFCKGVGKSERMKAAIFCNKASAMARISGAGTGFLIQRNLLLTTHANILSVASAESLEIRLQNGVAASLVPHRFFITSSVLDLTIVGLDAMDGDLNAQGQQPHYLKACSKPNLDLGSVVYLLGYTEKKELTVGEGKVVIATDNLIKLSTDGISWSPGSAGFDVHGNLAFVICDPMKLATSPNTKSSSTSSSSSSSWKKDFPMLFGIPIPIVCDWLNQHWEGSLDELNKPKLPIMRLMSAGQKSEHSCASFTLRQVFKSTEADDDDRTPSSSNIISKARDYPGPSCSARANNVEGETLTSDLHATHVQGILTPEIYESPKLTSFPIRKKGSAPIQLLDINFPPKVVTRAGVLPQPAKQVPLRSDENWVEELPPHSPLRADQIKDKGVTSPGADAEIASTGSVNGAQSEVQSNSSPIEVSEMHNGYSSEGETMYSAETAESRNYTGPREGNFQQVGRSQSCVSYNRLGIGQRNSVARRALLEKQRSFIHGRKMYSQAATSQRSNDYFSPTVSSIMKKRNNLEQQPSRPRQSAVHSSPRWMF; translated from the exons ATGGGCGTTCTCAGGGAGTCTTTGTGTTTCTGCAAAGGCGTGGGTAAGTCCGAGAGAATGAAAGCCGCCATTTTCTGTAACAAAGCCTCTGCCATGGCCAGAATATCCGGCGCCGGCACCGGATTCTTGATCCAACGCAATCTGCTCTTGACCACCCACGCCAATATTCTGTCGGTGGCATCTGCCGAGAGTCTCGAGATCCGGCTCCAAAACGGTGTCGCCGCGAGCCTTGTTCCTCACAG GTTTTTTATCACTAGCTCTGTTTTAGATCTTACAATAGTGGGTTTAGATGCCATGGACGGAGATTTAAATGCCCAGGGGCAGCAGCCTCACTACTTGAAAGCCTGTTCTAAACCAAATCTTGATCTGGGAAGTGTAGTTTACCTCTTAGGCTACACGGAGAAAAAGGAATTAACAGTTGGTGAAGGGAAGGTGGTGATAGCCACTGACAATCTTATAAAACTTTCTACAGATGGAATATCATGGAGTCCTGGGTCTGCTGGATTTGATGTACATGGCAATCTTGCATTCGTGATATGCGATCCTATGAAACTAGCCACATCTCCAAATACCAAGTCCTCTTCAACTTCATCATCATCCTCGTCATCTTGGAAGAAGGATTTTCCTATGCTATTTGGCATTCCTATTCCAATCGTCTGTGATTGGTTAAACCAGCATTGGGAAGGCAGCCTCGATGAACTTAACAAACCAAAGTTGCCAATCATGCGATTGATGTCTGCTGGTCAGAAGAGTGAGCATTCTTGTGCTTCATTCACACTGCGTCAAGTTTTTAAGTCAACAGaagctgatgatgatgatagaaCCCCATCTTCGTCAAATATAATCTCAAAAGCTAGGGATTATCCTGGACCAAGCTGTTCTGCTCGAGCAAACAATGTTGAAGGAGAAACCCTGACAAGTGATTTGCATGCAACCCACGTGCAGGGAATTCTGACTCCAGAAATATATGAATCGCCAAAGTTAACTTCATTTCCTATTAGGAAGAAAGGTAGTGCACCGATTCAGCTTTTGGATATTAATTTCCCTCCAAAGGTTGTTACCAGGGCAGGAGTACTGCCTCAGCCAGCCAAACAAGTGCCCCTTCGCTCTGATGAGAATTGGGTCGAGGAACTTCCTCCACATAGCCCATTGAGAGCAGACCAAATCAAGGATAAAGGAGTCACCAGTCCTGGTGCTGATGCTGAGATTGCCTCGACAGGTTCTGTAAATGGGGCACAAAGCGAGGTCCAGTCTAATTCATCTCCAATAGAAGTTTCAGAGATGCATAATGGGTATAGCAGTGAGGGAGAGACCATGTACTCTGCAGAAACTGCTGAGAGCCGAAATTATACAGGTCCGAGAGAGGGAAATTTTCAGCAAGTGGGACGGAGCCAGAGTTGTGTAAGTTACAATAGATTGGGAATTGGCCAAAGGAACTCAGTGGCTCGCAGGGCCCTCCTAGAAAAGCAGAGGAGTTTCATCCATGGAAGGAAGATGTATTCTCAAGCAGCAACTTCTCAAAGGAGTAACGACTATTTCAGCCCAACCGTATCCTCAATTATGAAGAAGCGAAACAACTTAGAGCAGCAGCCCAGCAGACCCCGGCAAAGTGCCGTTCATTCTTCTCCGAGATGGATGTTTTGA
- the LOC108998214 gene encoding membrane protein of ER body 2-like: MEAELEQRRELEEEAAEGGGGGEFDLQRRQPRQHNNGSTTTVTINVMGTSTASLSSSSAEYSLEADLISQLAEEGEFSYESFALTSGEVNVNDSINKSTTPGTGTVMVDIATESFGIETIDELFKPTDPPPSNKNSSIQEQIAAETSIDIGTIEQEGRVGIDIREEIEEQKETRDYLYLETVYKKPATSDFYCPNCQACIDKVLIRSRLEEEEIRCPSCFEFLKPLAQSWLPKWRGTQQTPHPQKPHVPIDTIIQGNEEPTDQLKPGDTSHRTPSSTSKARTPTAVKGEIPEGNKEPTYQSKPGDTFHGTSSSTLEARSPTAETGEILEGNKEPTNQLKPGDTLRPPLPLPAQSTPEQDGTIKLEIVKSLVYGGLTESITSLSVVTSAASAAASTLSILVLALANLIGGLFIIGHNLRDLKNEQSRVTLNEAEERVDRYLQLLGQKKNFIIHASVAVISFLVFGLVPPVVYGFSFYKSDNSYLKLAVVAAASLICITILAIAKAYIKRPTRWYMYLRTVTYYVSLGVGASGISYLAGYLFKLLADKLGWFESSAAVTLSLPGMSSVPSAQVSSY, encoded by the exons ATGGAGGCAGAATTAGAACAGAGGAGAGAGTTGGAGGAAGAGGCAGCGGAAGGCGGCGGCGGTGGAGAGTTTGATTTGCAACGAAGGCAGCCTCGGCAGCATAACAATGGCTCTACCACTACAGTTACCATTAATGTCATGGGTACCAGTACTGCAAGTTTATCCTCCTCCTCCGCAGAGTACAGTCTTGAAGCTGACTTGATCTCTCAGCTTGCTGAAGAAG GTGAATTCTCGTATGAATCTTTCGCATTAACAAGTGGAGAGGTTAATGTTAATGATTCCATTAATAAATCTACTACTCCTGGAACTGGAACTGTTATGGTGGATATCGCAACAGAAAGTTTCGGCATTGAAACTATTGACGAGCTATTCAAGCCGACTGATCCTCCACCTTCCAATAAGAACTCATCAATTCAGGAGCAAATTGCAGCTGAGACTTCTATCGATATTGGAACAATTGAACAGGAAGGGAGGGTTGGCATTGATATCAGAGAGGAGATTGAGGAGCAGAAAGAGACCAGAGATTATTTGTATCTTGAAACGGTATACAAGAAGCCGGCTACATCTGATTTCTACTGCCCCAACTGTCAGGCTTGCATCGACAAGGTTCTTATACGCAGTAGATTAGAGGAGGAAGAAATTAGGTGCCCATCCTGCTTCGAATTTCTAAAACCTCTAG CACAATCCTGGCTTCCCAAGTGGCGAGGAACGCAACAGACACCGCATCCCCAGAAGCCTCATGTTCCGATCGATACCATTATACAAG GAAATGAAGAGCCCACTGATCAATTGAAACCAGGTGATACTTCTCATCGAACACCATCATCGACATCGAAAGCACGGACTCCCACTGCTGTAAAAGGGGAAATCCCAGAAG GAAATAAAGAGCCCACTTATCAATCCAAACCAGGTGATACTTTTCATGGAACATCATCATCGACATTGGAAGCACGGTCTCCCACTGCTGAAACAGGGGAAATCCTAGAAG GAAATAAAGAGCCCACTAATCAATTGAAACCAGGTGATACCCTTCGCCCACCATTACCATTACCAGCACAAAGTACTCCCGAACAAGATGGCACTATAAAGTTGGAAATCGTAAAAAGTTTGGTCTATGGTGGTTTAACTGAATCAATCACAAGCTTATCTGTTGTGACATCTGCAGCCAGTGCTGCTGCTTCCACAT TGAGCATTCTAGTCTTGGCATTGGCAAACCTGATTGGTGGACTTTTCATCATTGGTCATAAT CTTAGGGATTTGAAGAACGAACAATCCAGAGTGACCTTGAATGAAGCAGAGGAACGAGTGGATCGGTACCTACAACTACTGGGGCAGAAAAAGAACTTCATAATTCATGCCTCAGTTGCAGTAATATCATTCCTTGTTTTTGGCTTGGTGCCTCCAGTGGTCTATGGCTTCTCATTTTATAAGAGTGACAATAGCTACCTTAAGCTCGCAGTAGTTGCGGCAGCTTCTCTTATATGCATCACAATACTTGCCATTGCCAAGGCTTACATCAAAAGGCCAACCAGGTGGTACATGTATTTGAGAACTGTAACGTACTACGTTTCGCTTGGGGTCGGGGCCTCTGGCATTTCTTACTTGGCAGGTTACCTGTTCAAGTTACTCGCCGATAAGCTAGGTTGGTTCGAGTCAAGTGCAGCTGTCACTCTGTCCCTTCCAGGGATGAGTTCAGTGCCATCTGCACAGGTATCATCCTATTAA